In the genome of Carassius gibelio isolate Cgi1373 ecotype wild population from Czech Republic chromosome A25, carGib1.2-hapl.c, whole genome shotgun sequence, the window tatttcgtTGTACTTTACATTCTGCGGTATTTCTGTTGACCTCTAAGACACATCTCAGAGCTGTCGGACATTAGCAGCGCGAGCGCCGCTACAGCTCGACAATGCCGTCAAAATATATCTATATCGATACACATCCACAAAATACAGGCTGATAATCATACTTAAAATGATATAGAACCACATCAAGAAATAACAACGCTGTTCTGACTCTCTTTAATAAAAGATTGAGAAAGATTAAAGTTGTAATCACACGGAGAGCAATCCTAGAGCACCTACCATGGTAGCGGCAGAGAATGCAAAGAGGAAGCTGTCCTGTGATCTCGCGAGATAATGCGCGAGGACCGCGTCGAGTGGGATCGCAACGAGAGAGCGCCGCCAGCAGACTGGAGGAAAAACTACTACTATTAAACCGTCAAGCGTTAAtcttttttcatattattattattattattattattattattattattattattattattattattattattattattattaattgttctcATTTAATCCAAGACGTCTAAttgtgtatatacagtaaataaatcaaccGAAACATCCGTGACCATAAATCAGCTTCACAGACTGTATAAGGCTGTCAGGAGGATATTAAGATGTTCCAAACACCTTCGGCaaggtttttatttcattttatacgTCACACATTTGTTGTCTAATGTTATTGTTTTCCCGTGAAACTACTACTATAAAACCGTCAAGcgttaatctttttttctttcatattctttttattattattattattaatttttctaatttaatccAAGACGTCTAATTGTgtacatacagtaaataaatcaatcaaagcATCCGTAGGCCTAAATCAGCTTCACAGGCTGTATAAGACTGTCAGGAGGATATTCATCTTAAGATGTTCCAAACACCTTCGGCAAggcttttaattttattttctacgTATGTGTCACACATTTGTTGTTTAATGTTATCGTTTTCCTGTGACGCTGAAATGACACTCAGTGGAGGAAGAATATTATATGATCTTCATCAGCGCGGAGGAAAGCCACAGTTCTCAGGTGACCTTCAGCTTCAGACGCGCACTGGACACTATTTTTACAATGATGCCGTTGacaaactgttttctgtttgaactGCAAACACTACAGTGAAAAGTTCAGATAACACAATTATAAAGGAGACTGATAAACCTCGCCCACTTCATCATTTTGTCTGCTATATTCAGTTTCTATGGCAGCACTCCGGAAATGAAGAGGCTGTTTTTATGTGATGCGGGGGGCAGGTGCGCGTCACAGATGCAGATTCGGTTACAGAGGTGCTTCGGTCACTCCCGAGTCACTCTCAAATCAGATATCATTAAACATGTCTATTTCGACATTTCAGAAGCTCACTGTAGTGTCATGCGTGGTGCTGTGCGTCGCGCTTCTGCTGCCTAAAATGCTTTTATCGCGAGGAAAGAGAGACACACCGCACTCCGAAGGTACACGAGCATTGTTATTATTACAAGACTCTTTTTATTTCATTAGTTCGCAATCTCTTTCTGTCTAGATTCGGTAAGAATATATGTGTTCTGCATTTGGATCTTGAAACAGCAGTGGTATCACCGATACGGATCTATAACcaaaatttaaacaaatacattttgtacataaatacaaataattttttgtaaagcATAACGGCAAATAAATATTGAAACTGTGTCTTTATGTGTATCAGTACTACTCAgctttacattaaatatatttttaattttttttttgcatacagaaAAACCTTAAATAAACAGTGGTGCTCTATATATGTATGGTGAAGTATGTATATAATGCATAAGTGTAGATATTTATATGTTGATATGAAAGGGAGGGCTGATTCTGAAATGTAAACACTGATGGCAGTCTGTGAATGTCTCGTGCAGGGCCCGCAGGTCACTTTCCTCCCATGCCACACCGAGCGCCTGTATCTGAGGAGCGGAGGCACTTCTCCAAAGCCCACAACCCTGAAGCCATCGCCCGGGCCAAAGGAGCCGCTACTGGAGCCAGCACCGGAGGAAAGTCCAACCTCGCAGGGCAGATCATTCCCATCTACGGCTTCGGGATCTTACTCTACATCCTTTACATTCTGTTTAAGGTGAGACCGCACTCCCAGATCTCAGATGTTACGGCCGGAGGCTCAGATGACATGTGAAGTGTTTGTCTGTGTCTGTCAAAGATCACGTCCAAAGGCAAAACAGCGAAACCTCCAAAGAGCCGATTCACTGCTGTCAGATCAGAAAACATGAAGAGGAAAATAAGTATGAGCACATACACACCACCTGGACatcacattatattataattgtaaacactttcacatgtatgtgtgtgtctatcccgtctctctctctcagctgatTTTGAGCTGGCTCAGCTGCAGGACAGACTGAATGAGACGAAGGATGTGATCGAGAGAATCATTTCTACAGCCAGCGCTGGctcagacaggtgtgtgtgtgtctgtgtgtgtgtttgtgtgtgtctgtttcgACGTGACGTGTGTGTTGCTTTGGTGCAGTATTGGAGGAGCGGTGGCCATGGATGAGGAGCAGCAGTTACTGTACCAGCTGCAGGAGATCACACGCGTCATGCAGGAGGGACAGTTCGTGGACACAGTCCCAGCAAACCCTGACCACTCCTGCGACCGTGAGTGGGACGGTGAGATGTGCAGATCAATTCACCATTCACACATCCTTTATTCACGATCGGTGTCTAACGTAGCGTCTTATTTCTGCAGGTCTTCCTGGGAACGGTGGGAAGGAGCTTAATGAGCGTTTCTGTAGTGTTCATTCGCCTCACACGAGCGCAAACGCTCAGATGAGAGACGAGACGAGTGCGGAGATGAAGCGTCCTGATGAACAGTCTCTCAGTGACCCTGATGAAAACACAGACGGCAACAGAAACACAAAGATAGAGGACATTTCTTTGTGTAGCTCCGACAGCCAATCACAGCCAGAGACAGAAACTCTAATAGGAAGTGACATCACATCCGGCCCAGTGTCAGAACACAGCATCATCAGGCggagaaacaaacaataaaccaCCTAAATAATAACAATGCATTGCTTTATTGAAGATTAGTTTACTGCATGGGCGTCTTTCACCTTATATTGAGCGCTAAATGTTTTCCACGGTCTCTCAGTGGACGGTGTTTGTTAGACACACAGAAAAGAGCAGCTGTGTCAACATGTCACACATGAGCCCTTTACAGCTCTAAACTGATGAGTATTGAGGATCAATATCCTCTCTATTGTGCAGGTACATCAGCCTGTGCTCATACTGTAAACAATATGCAAACAGAGTTCATGTTCAGAAAAACATGAGGCACTTTAGCTACAGGAAGTATCTACTGACCCGCTGCATTCACCACAAACCTCCAATCATCTTGTGAATTACAGAACTTGGGACTTGAACGAGAAAAATATTCACTTGTGTTCAAATTTCTTGGACCTcaaatactgaaaaaaacaacaacccataATGTACAACAGATTCATTTATCAGGTCTTCTACACTGTTTTCACATGATCACAGAAAGCTCTGTCCGtattcagtttagttttagttttgtttctgTGCTTCTCATCTCATTACTTGTGTAGCAAACATTGAGAGTGATGCTTTTGTTCAAGATTTAGTCAAGTTCTCTTCTCATACTTGCATGATTGCATTAATGTCTATCGTTTACTGCTGCATGTTGTCTTAATAAAACACCACAAACTCACATCTGACGTTTATTTATTTGGTTCTCCATCCAGTGAATTGCATCTTCATTAGTTATTGAGATGAAGAGTTCATCAGTGAtctgataataaaaaatactgaactCTCAGATGTGACTCATCAGTAAAGGAGATAGTAAAACTCAAGGGCTGATTTGAACTACCTCTATAAACTCTttctagtcaagtcaagtcacctttatttatatagcgttttaaacaaaatacattgcgtcaaagaaactgaacaacattcattaggaaaacggtgtcaataatgcagaatgacagttaaaggcaaaCTATTCTAAACAAACATCCTGCATTGTGCCCTACATCTGAATTTAAGAGTGGATTGTGGTtttcaaaacattcattttcCTGGTTTAAAGAGGCTCTATTCTCGACCAAAGCTACGTAGGTGTAAACAGGGCTTTAATGGAATAAAACCAGTTTATTAGTTTGTAAGAAAAGATCTGCTGTTTTCATGatctaataaaatatgtttgacaGACTGTGAGATGTGGGATGATGCACATAAATTTGGACGTTTCTGTGCCATTGATACGATCCCAAAGGTTAGTGTAGTAGAATGTTATTATTGGTCAATATAGACTTGACTTCCTGTCATTTATTTGTTACTAATCACATTCTGATTCTAACCAATGAATTTAGGATCTGATGGAGGCGTATATACAAATAAGTGCAATGTAGACTGTATAAAAAGATTAAATAGCTTGCGGTTTTGGTAAGGGGTGGGGGGCTAAACATAATAAtgcttttattgcattattaatcAGCGGTTTACTGAGCTCTTTCTgtaaagtcaaagtcaaagtgacctttatttatatagcgatttaaacaaaatacattgcgtcaaagcaactgaacaacattcattaggaaaacagtgtgtcaataatgcaaaatgatagttaaaggcagttcattgaattcagtgatgtcatctctgttcagtgtctgtgcatttatttgcaatcaagtcaacgatatcgctgtagatgaagtgaccccaactaagcaagccagaggcgacagcggcatggaaccgaaactccatcggtgacagaatggagaaaaaaaaccttgggagaaaccaggctcagttgggggccagttctcctctgaccagacgaaaccagtagttcaattccaggctgcagcaaagtcagattgtgcagaagaatcatctgtttcctgtggtcttgtcctggtgctcctctgagacaaggtctttacaggggatctgtatctggggctctagttgtcctggtctccgctgtctttcagggcagtagaggtcctttctaggtgctgatccaccatctggtctggatacgtactggatccgggtgactgcagtgaccctctgatctggacacagactggatctggtggctatggtgacctcggaacaagagagaaacagacaaatattagggagatgccattcttctaatgatgtagcaagtacatagggtgttatgtgaagtgtttccggttccggttccggtttacctaattaatgcagcctaaaaatcctttaacggatttggatattaaaagcatattagtacaggtccttctcaaaaaattagcatattgtgaaaaagttcattattttccataatgtaatgataaaaattaaactttcatatattttagattcattgcacaccaactgaaatatttcaggtcttttattgttttaatactgatgattttggcatacagctcatgaaaacccaaaattcctatcccaaaaaattagcatatcatgaaaaggttctcaaaacgagctattaacctaatcatctgaatcaactaattaactctaaacacctgcaaaagattcctgaggcttttaaaaactcccagcctggttcattactcaaaaccgcaatcatgggtaagactgctgtccagaaggccatcattgacaccctcaagcgagggaGTAAGACACataaagaaatttctgaacgaacaGGCTGTTCCCAAAGTgttgtatcaaggcacctcagtgggaagcctgtgggaaggaaaaagtgtggcaaaaaacgctgcacaacgagaagaggtgtccggaccctgaggaagattgtggagaaggaccgattccagaccttgggagtagggagtagaaacatccagagccaccgtgcatgatatgtgcaggaaatgggctacagagaagcagcactggactgttgctcagtggtccaaactactttttttgaatgaaagcaaattttgtttttgtcattaggaaatcaaggtgccagagtctggaggaagactggggagaaggaaatgccaaaatgcctgaagtccgtgatggtctggggtgccatgtcagctgctggagttggtccactgtgttttatcaagggcagggtcaatgcagctagctatcaggagattttggagcacttcatgcttccatctgctgaaaagctttatggagatgaagatttcgtttttcagcacgacctggcacctgctcacagtgccaaaaccactggtaaatggttaactgaccatggtattactgtgttgagagacgcaagacccaaccgctatcgaagcatcctgggcctccataacacctcagcagtgccacaggctgattgcctccatgccacgccgcactgaagcagtcatttctgcaaaaggattccccaccaagtattgagtgcataactgaacataattattttggttgactttttttgtattaaaaacacttttcttttattggtcggatgaaatatgctaatttttcatgagctgtatgccaaaatcatcagtattaaaacaataaaagacctgaaatatttcagttggtgtgcaatgaatctaaaatatatgaaagtaattttttttcattacattatggaaaataatgaactttttcacaatatgctagttttttgagaaggacctgtatgttatgtgtatgccagattaaagagatgggtctttaatctagatttaaactgcaagagtgtgtctgcctcccgaacaatgtaaggtaggttattccagagtttaggcgccaaataagaaaaggatctgccgcccgcagttgattttgatattctagatattatcaaattgcctgagttttgagaacgtagcggacgtagagtaatataatgtaaaaggagctcattcaaatactgaggtgctaaaccattcagggctttataagtaatatgcaatattttaaaatctatacgatgtttgatagggagccagtgcagcgttctggttctagtaagaactcttgctgctgcattttggactagctgtagtttgtttactaagcgtgcagaacaaccacccaataaagcattacaataatctaaccttgaggtcataaatgcatggattaacatttctgcatttgacattgagagcataggccgtaatttagatatatttttgagatagaAACATGCAGTTTTGCAAATGCACACCTAGGTTCcgaactgatgacgaagaattgacagagcagccatcaagtcttagagagtgttctaggttatttcatgcagagtttttaggtcctataattaacacctctgtttttttttatttagcagtaagaaattactcgtcgtccggttttttatatcgactatgcattccattagtctttcaaattggtgtgtttcaccgggctgcaaggaaatatagagctgagtatcatcagcataacagtgaaagctaacaccatgtttcctgatgatatctcccaagggtaacatataaagcgtgaagagtagcggccccagtactgagccttgaggtactccatactgcacttgtgatcgatatgatacatcttcattcactgctatgaactgatggaggtcatataagtatgatttaaaccatgctaatgcacttccactgatgccaacaaagtgttcaagtctatgcaaaagaatgttgtggtcaattgtgtcaaacgcagcactaagatccaataaaactaatagagagatacacccacgatcagatgataagagcagatcattttataactctaaggagagcagtctcagtactatgatacggtctaaatcctgactggaaatcctcacatataccatttttctctaagaaggaatataattgtgaggataccaccttttctagtatcttggacagaaaagggagattcgagattggtctataattagctagttctttggggtcaagttgtggttttttgatgagaggcttaataacagccagcttgaaggttttggggacatatcctaatgacaatgaggaattaataatagtcagaagaggatctatgacctctggaagcacctcttttaggagcttagatggtatagggtctaacatacatgttgttggtttagatgatttaacaagtttatacaattcttcctctcctatagtagagaatgagtggaactgttcctcagggggtctatagtgcactgtctgatgcgaaactgtagctgacggctgaatggttgcaattttatctctaatagtatcgattttagaagtaaagtagttcataaagtcattactgctgtggtgttgggaaagtcaacacttgttgaggctttatttttcgttaaattagccactgtattgaataaatacctggggttatgtttgttttcttctaaaagagaagaaaattaatCAGATCTAgcggtttttaatgcttttctgtaggataggttactttcccgccaagcaatacgaaatacctctagttttgttttcctccagctgtgcttcatttttcgggctgctctctttagggtgcgagtatacttattataccatggtgtcaaacggttttccttaaccttccttaagcgtaaaggagcaactgtatttaaagtgctaggaaagagagagtccatagtttctgttacatcatcaagttgttctgaggttttggatatgctaaggaatttggatacatcaggaagattacttaaaaagcagtcttttgtggtagaagtgatggttcttccatacttgtaacaataagtagaattaaaaattttgactatatgaagtttacacagaactaaataatgatctgagatatcatcacttggctgaataatttcaacactatcaacatcaattccatgtgacagtattaaatctagagaatgatttcgacaatgagtaagtcctgaaacgtgttgtataacaccaatagagttcagaatgtctataaatgttgATCCCAATAAATTGAATTATAGTTATAATTTTCGTAGAAATAAAAATCTACCTCAGTTTATGCTCTAAACCAGTGTtactcaaatcttgccctggagttcagctccaaccctga includes:
- the ric3b gene encoding protein RIC-3b translates to MRGAGARHRCRFGYRGASVTPESLSNQISLNMSISTFQKLTVVSCVVLCVALLLPKMLLSRGKRDTPHSEGPAGHFPPMPHRAPVSEERRHFSKAHNPEAIARAKGAATGASTGGKSNLAGQIIPIYGFGILLYILYILFKITSKGKTAKPPKSRFTAVRSENMKRKITDFELAQLQDRLNETKDVIERIISTASAGSDSIGGAVAMDEEQQLLYQLQEITRVMQEGQFVDTVPANPDHSCDREWDGLPGNGGKELNERFCSVHSPHTSANAQMRDETSAEMKRPDEQSLSDPDENTDGNRNTKIEDISLCSSDSQSQPETETLIGSDITSGPVSEHSIIRRRNKQ